The following proteins are co-located in the Syntrophorhabdaceae bacterium genome:
- a CDS encoding ABC transporter permease: MDLILEGIVKAFWLLVTFDSEVMSITFLSLKISGLATLISLFLGISVGTIIALTEFPGKKIVVSAINTGMGLPPVVVGLFVSMFLWRSGPLGFLEILYTPAAIVIAQTIIAAPIVMGITLASIQQLPKKMRLQILALGASRVQMVWMLIKEAKLPLLAAVMAGFGGVISEIGASIMVGGNIKGYTRVLTTATVMETSKGNFDIAIALGIILLILAFMINLILTYVQQRQRPR; the protein is encoded by the coding sequence ATGGATCTAATACTTGAAGGAATTGTAAAGGCATTCTGGTTACTTGTGACCTTTGATTCAGAGGTCATGAGCATTACCTTTCTGTCGTTGAAGATTTCGGGTCTGGCAACGCTGATCAGTCTTTTCTTAGGGATTTCAGTGGGTACTATTATCGCTCTCACGGAGTTTCCAGGAAAAAAGATCGTGGTAAGCGCCATTAACACAGGGATGGGTCTTCCACCGGTAGTAGTTGGTCTGTTTGTTTCCATGTTTCTGTGGAGGAGCGGGCCTCTTGGTTTCCTTGAAATTCTATATACACCTGCAGCAATTGTTATTGCTCAGACTATTATTGCAGCGCCTATTGTTATGGGGATTACACTTGCTTCAATCCAACAGCTTCCGAAAAAGATGCGACTCCAGATCCTTGCATTAGGTGCGAGCCGAGTTCAAATGGTATGGATGCTCATTAAAGAAGCAAAACTACCTCTTCTTGCAGCGGTGATGGCGGGTTTTGGCGGCGTTATTTCCGAGATTGGTGCTTCGATAATGGTAGGCGGTAACATCAAAGGCTACACAAGGGTTCTAACCACAGCTACGGTTATGGAAACAAGTAAGGGAAATTTTGACATTGCCATTGCCCTCGGCATTATCCTTCTTATTCTGGCCTTTATGATTAATTTGATTCTCACCTATGTCCAGCAGAGACAAAGACCGAGATAG
- a CDS encoding substrate-binding domain-containing protein, producing MASTIGPIDSGIVELLENEFEKETGIRVRHVGAGTGDTLKIAQKGNIDLVMVHAKSLEEKFVDEGYGVERIDFMYNDFVIVGPSDDPAGIKDLKDAKKALKKIFETKALFITRGDRSGTHVAEMGLWNKANIKPSGDWYKVYEKGFEGNVSTLRYTDQKKAYTVIDRATFLSLKKDINLIIHVEGDEDLLNFITLIPVNPKKFPDVNFRDTMTFVKWLTAPDKGQRIVLNFGKEKYGSPLFFPNSKEWKQYIKQK from the coding sequence ATGGCAAGTACGATTGGCCCTATTGATTCAGGAATAGTAGAATTGTTAGAAAACGAATTTGAAAAAGAGACCGGAATAAGAGTCAGGCATGTCGGCGCTGGGACAGGTGATACCCTCAAGATTGCTCAAAAGGGGAATATCGATTTAGTTATGGTTCACGCAAAATCGCTTGAAGAGAAATTCGTTGATGAAGGTTACGGTGTAGAAAGGATAGACTTTATGTATAATGATTTTGTTATAGTAGGGCCTTCTGATGACCCAGCAGGCATAAAGGATTTAAAAGACGCAAAAAAAGCATTAAAGAAAATTTTTGAAACGAAAGCGTTATTTATAACAAGGGGCGATAGGTCAGGGACACATGTAGCTGAGATGGGTTTGTGGAATAAGGCAAATATAAAACCATCGGGTGATTGGTATAAAGTTTACGAAAAGGGATTTGAGGGAAATGTCTCAACCCTTCGCTATACAGATCAGAAAAAGGCGTATACGGTAATAGATAGAGCAACCTTTTTATCCCTAAAAAAAGACATCAACCTTATAATCCATGTAGAAGGTGACGAAGACCTTCTGAATTTTATAACCCTTATTCCAGTCAATCCAAAAAAATTCCCGGATGTTAACTTCAGAGATACTATGACCTTTGTAAAATGGCTTACTGCTCCTGATAAAGGTCAGAGGATTGTCCTAAACTTTGGAAAGGAAAAATATGGTAGTCCACTTTTCTTTCCTAATTCAAAAGAATGGAAGCAATACATTAAACAAAAATAA
- a CDS encoding ABC transporter ATP-binding protein: protein MEKRYQGMDNKRTKTWEIILQANNLRVSRGGVTILDIPELMVRQGEVLSLIGPNGAGKTTLLQNICHLHKRFYGEVLFRGKIIGKDYAISDYRKRVAMVFQEPLLFDTTVFKNVASGLKFRGVDKNEIERRVGENLERFGIAHLRDRSARTLSGGEAQRTSLARAFAIKPEILFLDEPFASLDPPTREGLTHDLEKILMESQITTIFATHDINEALRLSHRIAFMRNGRIEQLGTPAELVNHPVNEFVASFVGVETILTGNVIGRGEGGTYLVSVSEKHIEVTEPLAEGEDVVLHISPETVILSDNFIGKKTSIRNSFTGRITYILPMGPFFKVYIDCGFPLVAYITNESKQSLALSEEKEVIASFKATAVRVIARRRSAIN, encoded by the coding sequence ATGGAAAAAAGGTATCAGGGAATGGACAACAAAAGGACAAAAACGTGGGAAATCATTTTACAGGCAAACAATCTACGTGTATCAAGGGGTGGGGTAACGATTTTGGACATACCGGAACTAATGGTTCGCCAGGGTGAAGTACTGTCATTAATCGGGCCGAACGGCGCTGGCAAGACCACCCTATTACAGAATATCTGTCATCTTCATAAGCGTTTTTATGGAGAGGTGCTGTTCAGGGGAAAAATCATCGGCAAAGATTATGCAATTTCTGACTATAGAAAACGGGTTGCCATGGTTTTCCAGGAACCTCTTCTCTTTGATACCACAGTTTTTAAGAATGTTGCATCAGGCCTTAAATTCAGGGGTGTCGACAAGAATGAGATTGAGAGACGGGTGGGAGAGAACCTTGAACGCTTTGGCATAGCACACTTACGTGATAGATCTGCACGAACATTATCAGGAGGGGAGGCACAAAGAACGAGTCTGGCAAGGGCATTTGCAATAAAACCTGAAATTCTTTTCCTTGATGAGCCGTTTGCATCCCTTGACCCTCCAACAAGGGAGGGTTTGACCCATGATCTGGAAAAGATCCTTATGGAATCGCAGATTACAACCATATTTGCCACACATGATATAAATGAGGCCTTACGGCTTTCCCATCGCATTGCTTTCATGAGAAATGGAAGGATAGAACAACTTGGTACACCGGCAGAGCTTGTAAACCACCCCGTTAATGAGTTTGTTGCCTCATTTGTGGGTGTAGAGACAATTTTGACAGGGAATGTAATCGGAAGGGGAGAAGGTGGCACATATTTAGTATCTGTCTCGGAAAAACATATTGAGGTTACAGAACCATTGGCTGAGGGCGAAGATGTGGTTCTTCACATAAGTCCTGAGACCGTAATCCTATCAGATAATTTTATCGGTAAAAAAACAAGTATAAGAAATTCTTTTACCGGAAGAATAACCTATATTTTGCCTATGGGTCCGTTTTTCAAGGTGTATATTGATTGCGGCTTTCCCCTTGTGGCCTATATAACAAATGAATCTAAGCAGAGTCTTGCCCTGTCCGAAGAAAAAGAAGTAATAGCATCGTTCAAGGCAACTGCTGTCAGGGTTATAGCAAGAAGGAGATCTGCGATTAATTAA
- a CDS encoding GGDEF domain-containing protein → METDKWQDIIEGIDFAFQPIVNIHNGVCLGYEALIRDYQKFGFSSIHDLFDSVYNEGHLFKFDILLREKAIKKFINIKDCHKFKLFFNLENRIILCDDYKPGLTLEILKKFNLPPNIVCFEISERHELNCSSNDLKMIHNYKRQTYKIAIDDFGSGYAGLQLLYHTEPDYIKIDRFFISGIENDSKKKLFVAKVVNIAHILGIQVIAEGVESENEFYLCKEINCDYIQGYLIQAPTVHINELMDAYDMINELNAKNKRDINIDKMLLNKKMEYIEPICVYNHEKKYFTDLTTVFDAFRRNKDHFFFPVVNDHNEPIGLVREKELKEYVYSKYGKDLLMNKTIGKTIMDFVVKCHIMDINTKIEKILEYYAIDDTSEGILLTDNGKYIGFLSSRSLIKVLNEKNIALARDQNPLTRLPGNTIIHEYIEHAIASTSTEYILVYFDFDNFKPFNDKYGFRQGDRAILMFADLLKKSNILGRFFIGHIGGDDFFAGYKNDRINNIDFLDAVKVIINKFRDSVLSLYDAEDRKRGYIISHDRDGIMKQFPLLTVSAAVICMSPNRQRITLEELNILMAKIKKEAKKSPNKIVCWSLEPYQSEKHRLIVNS, encoded by the coding sequence ATGGAAACAGACAAATGGCAAGATATTATAGAAGGTATAGATTTTGCCTTTCAACCTATAGTGAATATACACAATGGGGTTTGTCTCGGTTATGAGGCATTGATAAGGGATTACCAAAAATTCGGATTTTCCTCTATCCACGATTTATTTGATAGTGTATACAATGAAGGCCATCTTTTCAAATTTGACATCCTATTGAGGGAAAAAGCCATTAAAAAGTTTATTAACATCAAAGATTGCCATAAATTCAAGTTATTTTTTAATCTGGAGAATAGGATCATTTTATGTGATGACTATAAGCCTGGTCTCACGCTGGAGATATTAAAGAAATTTAATCTGCCCCCTAATATTGTTTGCTTTGAAATTTCCGAAAGGCATGAACTTAACTGCTCATCCAATGACCTTAAAATGATTCACAATTATAAGCGTCAGACATATAAAATCGCCATTGATGATTTTGGTTCTGGATATGCAGGCCTTCAACTGCTTTATCACACAGAGCCAGACTATATTAAAATCGATAGATTTTTTATAAGCGGTATAGAAAATGATTCCAAGAAAAAACTGTTTGTCGCTAAAGTAGTCAATATAGCCCATATCCTCGGTATCCAAGTAATAGCTGAAGGCGTAGAAAGTGAAAACGAGTTTTATCTCTGCAAGGAGATTAATTGCGACTATATCCAGGGATATCTGATCCAGGCACCCACTGTGCATATAAATGAACTAATGGATGCTTATGACATGATAAATGAACTTAATGCAAAGAATAAAAGAGATATAAACATCGATAAAATGCTTTTAAATAAAAAAATGGAATACATTGAACCTATTTGTGTATATAACCATGAAAAAAAATATTTTACAGATCTAACTACTGTATTTGATGCATTCAGACGCAACAAAGACCACTTTTTTTTCCCTGTAGTGAATGATCACAATGAGCCAATAGGCTTGGTAAGAGAGAAGGAATTAAAAGAATATGTATATTCAAAATACGGAAAAGACCTGCTTATGAATAAGACAATAGGTAAAACAATCATGGATTTTGTTGTGAAATGTCACATAATGGATATCAATACAAAGATAGAAAAGATTCTTGAATATTATGCCATAGATGACACATCAGAGGGCATACTTCTCACAGATAATGGTAAATATATTGGTTTTCTTAGCTCAAGGTCACTCATTAAGGTTTTGAATGAAAAAAATATTGCATTAGCAAGGGATCAGAATCCATTGACAAGACTACCTGGGAATACCATAATACATGAATACATAGAACACGCAATAGCCTCTACATCCACTGAATATATCCTTGTATATTTTGATTTTGACAATTTTAAGCCTTTTAATGATAAATATGGTTTTAGGCAAGGAGATAGGGCAATACTGATGTTTGCCGATTTACTAAAAAAGTCAAATATCTTAGGTAGATTTTTTATAGGTCATATAGGTGGAGATGATTTTTTTGCAGGATATAAAAATGATAGGATAAATAACATTGACTTTCTCGACGCTGTAAAGGTAATCATAAATAAGTTCAGGGACAGTGTTTTAAGCCTCTATGATGCCGAAGACAGAAAAAGAGGATATATCATATCTCATGACAGGGATGGGATAATGAAGCAATTTCCACTTTTGACAGTAAGTGCTGCAGTAATCTGTATGTCTCCCAATCGTCAAAGGATCACCCTTGAAGAGCTAAATATATTAATGGCAAAGATAAAAAAGGAGGCAAAAAAATCACCAAATAAAATTGTTTGTTGGTCACTGGAGCCATATCAGAGTGAAAAACACAGGCTTATTGTTAATTCATAA
- a CDS encoding substrate-binding domain-containing protein — MKHNNFYRSLWIVLAIIFSYLLFSGVNVQAFEKNIILATTTSTQDSGLLDVLIPLFEKKTGYFVKTIAVGSGQAMAMGRKGEADVLLVHSPDAEKKFVADGYGVNRRLVMHNDFIVVGPPTDPAEIKGIKSAVEAFKKIASSKAIFISRGDNSGTHAKEKAIWKVAGLKYEGEKWYQQTGLGMGQTLNVASEKKAYTLADRGTYLALKKRLDLNVLAEGDAILLNIYHVIEVNSTKFPKVNAAGGKAFADFMVSKEAQEIIKTFGADKFGSPLFFPDAGKKAEELGIK; from the coding sequence ATGAAGCACAATAATTTTTATAGGTCATTATGGATAGTATTAGCAATTATTTTTAGCTACTTGCTTTTTTCAGGTGTAAATGTACAGGCATTTGAAAAGAACATAATCCTGGCAACTACCACAAGTACCCAGGATTCAGGGCTCCTCGATGTCCTGATCCCTCTATTCGAGAAAAAGACAGGGTATTTCGTGAAGACCATTGCTGTCGGTTCAGGTCAGGCCATGGCTATGGGCAGAAAAGGGGAAGCAGATGTGCTCCTTGTCCATTCACCTGACGCTGAGAAGAAGTTTGTTGCCGATGGTTATGGAGTTAACAGAAGGCTCGTAATGCACAATGATTTCATTGTAGTTGGACCCCCGACTGATCCAGCTGAAATTAAGGGCATAAAATCTGCGGTCGAGGCCTTTAAAAAGATTGCATCCTCAAAAGCCATTTTTATATCAAGGGGGGACAACTCGGGGACACATGCCAAAGAAAAGGCTATCTGGAAAGTTGCTGGATTAAAATATGAAGGTGAGAAATGGTACCAGCAGACCGGTCTTGGCATGGGACAGACACTCAACGTTGCCTCAGAGAAAAAGGCATACACACTTGCCGACCGTGGAACCTACCTTGCTCTGAAGAAGAGACTCGACCTTAACGTCCTTGCAGAAGGTGACGCAATTCTTCTCAATATCTACCATGTGATTGAGGTCAACTCTACCAAGTTCCCAAAGGTCAATGCCGCTGGCGGAAAAGCATTCGCAGATTTCATGGTTTCAAAAGAGGCCCAAGAAATAATAAAGACCTTCGGCGCTGATAAATTTGGTTCGCCCCTTTTCTTCCCCGATGCAGGAAAGAAAGCAGAAGAATTAGGGATTAAATGA
- a CDS encoding NADH-quinone oxidoreductase subunit M: MEQFLLMNTFSFPMLSTTIFIPLIGAVLLFFIRNETAIKITALITGLINLILSFVLFSQFNPGTHNYQFGEFIPWIPSYNINYVLGIDGITIFLILLTTLLTPICVLCSWTAIKERVKEFMFCILIMECAMIGVFCALDFILFYIFWEAMLIPMYLLIAIWGGPQRDYASIKFFIYTLFGSVFLLVAIIAVYLVTGSFSIPNAMFRDYSMNFQIWVFLAFAIAFAIKVPMFPFHTWLPAAHTEAPTAGSVFLASVLLKMGTYGFLRFCLPITPKASELFAPYIIVLSLIGIIYGGYVCLSQTDMKKLIAYSSVAHMGFVTLGIFSLTLFGFEGALLQMLNHGVTTGALFLCVGIIYERTHSRQIFDNAGLGKIMPVYVGFFGLFSISSFAFPGTNNFIGELYVLLGIFKEHKIAGLFAIPGAVLAAAYMLRLLKQIVWGREDKREIADMNVREIIYLIPLCILVFWMGLFPKPFVFTIEKTLGYLHSQLNVILR, encoded by the coding sequence ATGGAGCAGTTTCTTTTGATGAATACATTTAGTTTTCCAATGCTATCAACGACAATATTTATACCCCTAATAGGTGCAGTCCTTTTGTTTTTTATTAGAAACGAGACAGCCATAAAGATAACTGCGCTGATAACAGGCCTTATAAACTTAATCCTATCATTTGTCCTTTTTTCACAATTTAATCCAGGAACACACAATTATCAATTTGGTGAGTTTATTCCCTGGATACCTTCATACAACATAAATTATGTCCTCGGCATAGATGGTATTACGATTTTTCTCATATTGCTTACCACACTCCTTACCCCCATCTGTGTCCTTTGTTCATGGACTGCCATAAAGGAAAGGGTAAAGGAGTTCATGTTCTGTATTCTTATTATGGAATGCGCCATGATAGGCGTATTCTGCGCCCTTGATTTCATCCTCTTCTATATATTCTGGGAGGCAATGCTGATTCCCATGTATCTACTTATTGCTATATGGGGAGGGCCTCAAAGAGACTATGCCTCTATCAAATTCTTTATATATACACTTTTTGGAAGTGTGTTCCTACTTGTGGCAATCATAGCTGTTTATCTGGTAACAGGTAGCTTTAGTATACCCAATGCCATGTTCAGAGACTACAGTATGAATTTTCAGATATGGGTATTTCTTGCCTTTGCCATTGCCTTTGCCATCAAGGTCCCCATGTTCCCATTCCATACATGGTTGCCAGCAGCACACACAGAGGCACCTACAGCAGGAAGTGTCTTTCTTGCCAGCGTCCTCCTTAAGATGGGCACATATGGGTTCTTAAGATTCTGTTTGCCAATAACACCCAAGGCAAGTGAGCTATTTGCACCATACATAATTGTCCTTTCCCTAATAGGTATTATCTATGGTGGTTACGTGTGTCTCAGTCAAACCGATATGAAAAAATTGATAGCATATTCCAGTGTGGCACATATGGGTTTTGTCACCCTTGGTATCTTCTCCCTCACCCTGTTTGGTTTTGAGGGTGCATTGCTACAGATGCTAAATCATGGTGTAACAACAGGTGCATTATTCCTATGTGTAGGTATTATATACGAAAGGACCCATAGCAGACAGATATTCGACAATGCAGGACTTGGTAAAATAATGCCTGTATATGTGGGTTTTTTTGGGCTTTTCTCCATTTCGTCCTTTGCATTCCCTGGAACAAATAATTTCATAGGTGAGCTTTATGTCCTTCTGGGCATATTTAAAGAGCACAAGATCGCTGGACTCTTTGCAATACCGGGTGCAGTTCTGGCAGCTGCTTATATGTTGAGGTTGCTTAAACAGATTGTATGGGGTAGAGAGGATAAGAGGGAGATCGCTGACATGAATGTGAGGGAGATAATTTACCTTATTCCCTTATGTATACTTGTTTTTTGGATGGGTTTATTTCCAAAACCCTTTGTATTCACCATAGAAAAGACATTGGGTTATCTCCATAGTCAGTTAAATGTTATTTTACGGTAA
- a CDS encoding NADH-quinone oxidoreductase subunit N, whose translation MPELYLILFSIIFLFISLGKSRQNIIVTAKILSFIGLIISIYCLTGRGELFYGAYRIDLYSQIFKVLIALGMCLVIFMFSQKDGIEEEHTPEYFMFLGFSALGLMMLSSSVELISIIISLEISSYSLYVIVPLRKSQDSNQIESSMKYLFFGAISTGIMLYGIGYLYSITGSTFISEIFPRFRMIMGHPYGVFALILTLTGVFFKLSLFPMHFWAPDIYEGSSNITTTFIATLPKIAATALLIRLATIATPMHYNFVNALIILSALSMTFGNIVGLVQRDLKRLLAYSGIAHAGYLLMGILTLNMDGIASAIYYITIYVFMSLACFFVILSISRQGENTTIDDLVGLSKRSPLLAMTLAVSAFSLAGIPPTGGFTGKFFLFTNAFKQGYLPIVIIGAVNAVLSIFYYLNLVRMSYSKDVGQFEIMKLSSQEKIICYVLIFIIIYMGVLPFGLMNLFKYSLFSL comes from the coding sequence TTGCCTGAACTTTATTTAATATTGTTTTCAATAATCTTTTTATTCATCTCCCTTGGAAAGTCAAGGCAGAATATCATAGTGACTGCAAAGATATTATCCTTCATAGGTCTTATAATCTCCATATATTGCTTAACCGGCAGAGGTGAACTGTTCTATGGCGCCTATAGAATAGACCTTTATTCACAGATTTTTAAGGTGTTGATAGCCCTTGGGATGTGTCTTGTAATATTTATGTTTTCTCAAAAAGATGGCATCGAAGAAGAACATACACCGGAATATTTCATGTTTCTTGGCTTTTCTGCCTTGGGTCTTATGATGCTTTCAAGCTCTGTAGAACTTATAAGTATCATAATAAGCCTTGAGATATCATCCTATAGCCTCTATGTCATTGTCCCCTTGAGGAAATCACAGGATTCAAACCAGATAGAGTCATCCATGAAATACCTGTTTTTTGGAGCAATCTCCACAGGTATTATGCTCTATGGAATAGGATATCTCTATAGCATAACAGGTTCCACCTTTATCTCAGAGATATTCCCACGCTTCAGGATGATTATGGGTCATCCCTATGGTGTCTTTGCCCTTATACTTACGTTAACAGGTGTATTTTTCAAATTATCACTATTCCCTATGCACTTCTGGGCACCGGATATCTATGAAGGTTCATCGAATATAACCACAACATTCATTGCAACCCTTCCAAAGATTGCAGCCACTGCCCTTTTGATAAGACTTGCTACCATAGCAACACCAATGCATTATAATTTTGTCAACGCATTGATAATCCTCTCTGCACTTTCTATGACCTTTGGCAATATAGTAGGCCTTGTCCAGAGGGACCTCAAGAGACTTCTTGCATATTCAGGGATAGCCCATGCAGGTTATCTCTTAATGGGTATATTGACCTTAAATATGGACGGGATTGCTTCGGCAATATACTATATTACCATCTATGTATTTATGAGCCTTGCCTGTTTCTTTGTGATCTTATCTATCTCAAGGCAGGGTGAAAACACCACCATAGATGACCTTGTAGGCTTATCAAAAAGATCACCCTTACTTGCCATGACCCTGGCTGTATCTGCCTTTTCTCTGGCAGGGATACCACCTACAGGCGGTTTTACAGGCAAATTCTTCCTTTTTACAAACGCATTCAAACAAGGCTATCTACCCATAGTGATCATAGGCGCTGTCAATGCCGTATTATCCATATTCTACTATCTTAATCTTGTCCGCATGAGCTATTCAAAGGATGTGGGACAGTTCGAGATAATGAAACTTTCTTCCCAAGAAAAGATTATATGCTATGTCCTCATATTTATCATAATCTATATGGGTGTATTACCTTTTGGATTAATGAACTTGTTTAAATATTCTCTGTTTTCCCTTTAG
- a CDS encoding NADH:flavin oxidoreductase, whose product MNTLSYLFSPLKLKNIDLFNRITMAPMYVGYAGADGRVNELVIEHYKKMGSSGASLIVVENICIDVSGLGSPFTLRVDNDEFIQGLEKVAHIIHKGGAFAFAQINHAGRYAFPKERIAPSPVKLWDITPREMTKSEILMIVEKYAQAAERIKKAGFDGVELHGGTGYLLSQFLSPRLNIRTDEFGGDIEARMRFPLMVIKAVRENVGNQFPVGYRLLADELFPGGFTLDEAKVFAKACKEDIDYFSVMVGTHESFKMPPYVHMERNEGYMVPYAKAIKHAIPEKIVIAAGRIQTPLYADEIIKDGEIDLIGLARVLFADPLWPKKAKGEIQEPIIPCNPNCSQCMDMLMKGKKPYCSQWSKEERQEFVKKIEQIKASEKSS is encoded by the coding sequence ATGAATACCTTGTCTTATCTTTTCAGTCCTTTAAAACTCAAAAATATCGATCTTTTTAACAGGATTACCATGGCACCCATGTATGTGGGATATGCAGGTGCAGATGGAAGGGTAAACGAACTTGTTATCGAACATTATAAAAAGATGGGTAGTTCAGGGGCGTCATTAATAGTTGTGGAAAATATTTGCATTGACGTATCCGGCCTCGGCTCACCCTTTACCCTCAGGGTAGACAATGATGAATTTATTCAAGGGCTTGAAAAGGTTGCCCATATAATACACAAGGGAGGGGCATTTGCCTTTGCCCAGATCAATCATGCAGGAAGATATGCTTTTCCAAAGGAAAGAATTGCACCTTCACCTGTAAAACTCTGGGACATTACTCCAAGGGAGATGACAAAAAGTGAGATATTGATGATAGTTGAGAAATATGCCCAAGCAGCAGAAAGGATAAAAAAGGCAGGTTTCGACGGCGTAGAACTCCACGGCGGAACAGGGTATCTTTTAAGTCAATTTCTGTCCCCAAGGCTTAATATAAGAACAGATGAATTCGGTGGAGATATTGAAGCCCGTATGCGATTTCCCCTCATGGTCATCAAGGCTGTAAGAGAAAATGTAGGTAACCAATTTCCTGTAGGTTATAGACTCCTGGCAGACGAACTATTCCCTGGAGGATTCACCCTGGATGAGGCAAAAGTTTTTGCAAAGGCCTGTAAAGAAGATATTGATTATTTTTCTGTAATGGTGGGAACCCATGAATCGTTCAAGATGCCGCCTTATGTTCACATGGAAAGAAATGAAGGTTACATGGTTCCTTATGCAAAGGCAATAAAACATGCAATTCCTGAAAAGATCGTTATAGCTGCTGGCAGGATACAAACCCCTTTATATGCAGACGAAATCATTAAAGATGGTGAAATTGATCTCATCGGCCTTGCTCGAGTCCTCTTTGCAGATCCGCTCTGGCCTAAAAAGGCAAAAGGCGAGATACAAGAACCTATAATCCCTTGTAACCCAAACTGTTCTCAATGTATGGACATGCTCATGAAAGGCAAAAAACCCTATTGTTCCCAGTGGAGTAAAGAGGAGAGACAGGAATTTGTGAAAAAAATAGAGCAGATAAAGGCTTCTGAAAAATCAAGCTAA